DNA sequence from the Salmo trutta chromosome 28, fSalTru1.1, whole genome shotgun sequence genome:
AGGTTTCCCAGGTGTTTGGCCATGTCGATAAGCCCTCCTGAGACCTGCTGTGTACCCGGCAGTGTGCTGTTCTGGGTGTATTTGTAGCTCATGAGGAATGTGCGGTCGTCTTTCTTCAGGTCCTGTTCAAGAGAAGAGATCTGCTTGAgaattctctccatctctctggcgATAGCCTTGCCcttctgctcctcttcctccctgaGCATAACCAATCtggcctcttcttcctctctcagaAACTGGTGGAACTTTTCAAACTGCTCCCTCATCTGCCTCTCTGCGTCCGCACGTTGCTTCTTAATGTGGAACTCCATGCTTTTGTACGTTTCTTGATTCTTTCGAAGACTCTCTAAATTGGATTTTAGTTCTTCCGTTTGATCAAACGCAGTCTTTTTCAGTGCTGGCACCTCTTCTAGAGTGCCTGTCTCCAGCTTCATAGCAAGATCATTCTGGTCCATCTTCCTCAGGATCTTCAGTGAGATCTTCACTGCTCCTTCGTGGCTGTAGGCGTTGACCATCTTCTCCACGGTGTCCTCCCTGCCAGCGTTCTCCAGACAGCCCTTAGGAATAGGAAACCGGCCATCTAACATGTTCTTAGTCAGTAGATACTGAAATCTCTTCAGCTCGCTTGAGACCAAGCTATCCAGAGCGTCCAGCAGCAGCTCATGGACAGGAACAGGAGTTGCCATTGTAGATTGTCCAGAAACTAAACTACAGTCAATAAACTTTGATCAACTTTACAACCTTCACTTTTAACAGCTGCTCTTAGTATTTAACATTTAGATGATATCTTCTTGTAATTGTTTAGTCTCTTGGTATTTGTAAGGAGAAAAATTCCAGTTGTGTATCGCAGTGAGAGTGACAGTTATAAACAGTCTCTTTAATGACTTCTGATGGAACAAATCTATTTTCACTTTCGACAGCTTTCTACTAGTGAGACATGGGTGGGAGGGGCTTCTAGGTCATGCTAAACTTTCATATGTTTGACTTTATTTTCCTTTATGCAGCACATACATTTACCCACACACTTtttctttatattatttatttgtataatatatatagtaTACATAGTTGTTAtaccggggcggcaggtagcctagtggttagagtgttgggccagtaaccgaaaggttgctggattgaatccctgaactgacaaggtaaaaatctgttgttctgcccctgaacaaggcagttaacctactgttccctggtaggctgtcattgtcaataagactttgttcttaactgacttgcctagttaaataaagattacattttaaaaaacactGTAGTTATCGTTATCATGTAATGTTGACGCTCTACCTAGTGACACATTAACCTTCTAATGCTGCCTGAGGAAGACCTTTGGCCGAAAGGTGTGGCACCATGCATAGCTGTGTATCCAAGAGTTGGATAGATGCCACATATTTTCCATTATGGCACTTGTGACATCATGAGCAGTGCCATTGAGGgcaatctccattttaaagtacaGTAGTCAATTTCTTCTTCTTCTAGTTCTATAAGTTTATTAACAGtcggtaaacaaactgaaaggtgCATACCGCCACCTAGAGTGTGTTGTCTGTTCAGGCATGAAGCCAAGGTTAGTAAATTACTGCCAGCTACAACTATCAAATGTTTGCTCATGGGGCTGAACTCGCTGATTTTGGCTTCGTTTTTTCACCTCCACATTAAGAAATGCTACAGTAGAAGCCAATCTAGAGTTTAAGTAGCGCTCGTTGGAGACCTCTCCAGAACAACCGGGAGGTTTGCTTTTGTACTTGCCCGTCGGATAGCACACGTTTTGTCACATCCTGATCtatcttgtgcttgtctccaccccctccaggtgtctcccattttctccattatcccctgtgcatttatacctgcgttttctgtttgtctgttgtctCGTCAAACCTACTAGCATGTTTTTCCGTACTCCCATTGCTATAGTTGCTAGTTGTCACGGTTCCGAccatttctgcctgccctgaccccgagcctgcatGCTGTCCTGTACTTATCTGACTCTGACCTGCTTACGAACTTCTGCCTGCCCTACCCATGAGactgcctgccgccctgtacctGTCGAACTCGGACCtggttacgaacctctgcctgtcctcgacctgccctttgcccGCCTCCTGTAGTTTCATAAACTACTCTGTGTATTGAACCTTCTGTTTCCTGTGTTTGCaactgggtcatatcctgagtcgtgttAGTTTTGGGGCTTTTGTTGCACTGTTTCTGACTAAAGTACATTTAACCAATTTACTGCCAATGTATTAGGCCCAAGAAAATGGCGTCCATTGAGAATGCAAGAACAAGATGTATGTCAGGAGAtgtgcagtattatcataaggagataCTTGGAATACGGatgaggaatggagggaaaaagagaggaagaggtcGAAGAGAGGGAATGAAGAGGGTGAGCTTGAATCGGAAAAAGGGGAGCTGGTTTGTTATAGAAGAATGGTAGGaagtgtaagcagagtgagctGTATGCCGGAtcaaagacaggaggagaaatggaagtgaatgacgGCAAAGTATCAGAGGTGGTAAGTGTGGCGAAGATCTCAGAGCCTGAGGCTTGCACCGAGGGAtggataaagatgagtctgtgactTTTTAGATGATCCATTCGTgttttcagggtgggtgaaaacagagttgggtgctgtggaatcagtgaaggtaaccagaagtggtcttgtgataattatgtgtttctgctggtcagagggagcagTCGCTCTGCTTTGAACATGGGGACgagatgtgaattgttttgctctcaagaaaagggtgcctttgaaaggagtgattactggggtagcagtaaatgTGAGAGTTTatcaactgaaggggaagattcccagTGTTTGATGCGCGTCCTTTGGTTGCGACGCAGACATAGTGGCATGAGTGTTGAaacaagagtcatctgtt
Encoded proteins:
- the LOC115166037 gene encoding tripartite motif-containing protein 35-like; the protein is MATPVPVHELLLDALDSLVSSELKRFQYLLTKNMLDGRFPIPKGCLENAGREDTVEKMVNAYSHEGAVKISLKILRKMDQNDLAMKLETGTLEEVPALKKTAFDQTEELKSNLESLRKNQETYKSMEFHIKKQRADAERQMREQFEKFHQFLREEEEARLVMLREEEEQKGKAIAREMERILKQISSLEQDLKKDDRTFLMSYKYTQNSTLPGTQQVSGGLIDMAKHLGNLKFRVWEKMKEIVQYTPVILNPNTANCWLSVSDNLTSVRFNNIGQQITDNPERFAQYAKVLGSEGFSSGKHIWEVEVGDHPEWNLGVAKETIDRKGEILASPGYGIWAILNRNGVYQSGKGEPLAFEKLKRIRVQLDFTSGEVSFYDPKDMTHIYTHKDTFAERLYPYFLVGLAGGANNPDIHICQSEVSLTVMASH